A genomic stretch from Enterobacteriaceae endosymbiont of Donacia dentata includes:
- the hisG gene encoding ATP phosphoribosyltransferase, with the protein MLDNNRLRIAMQKSGRLSKESSKLLKKCGLKINFQQQRLIAFTENMPIDILRVRDDDIPGLIMEEVVDLGIIGKNVLEEEVLTRLSKGENANYLTLRKLDFGICRLSIAIPINKNYTGLQSLQNSCIATSYPNILKKYLDKHNIIFKPCMLNGSVELAPRVGLSDAICDLVSTGATLEANGIKEVKVIYNSQACLIQRCGKIKEIKQKLINKLLTRIKGVIKARESKYIMLHVPNKKLKEVISLLPGAENPTILPLIGNTQKVAMHMVSSETLFWETMEKLKLLGVSSILVLPIEKIME; encoded by the coding sequence ATGCTAGATAATAATCGTTTACGAATAGCTATGCAAAAATCTGGTCGTTTAAGTAAAGAATCTAGTAAATTATTAAAAAAGTGTGGTCTTAAAATTAATTTTCAGCAACAACGTTTAATAGCTTTTACAGAAAATATGCCAATTGATATTTTAAGAGTACGTGATGATGATATTCCAGGATTAATTATGGAAGAAGTTGTTGATTTAGGAATTATTGGGAAAAATGTTTTGGAAGAAGAGGTTTTAACTCGTTTATCAAAAGGTGAAAATGCTAATTATTTAACTTTACGTAAATTAGATTTTGGGATATGTAGATTATCAATAGCAATACCTATTAATAAAAATTATACAGGATTACAATCTCTACAAAATTCTTGTATTGCAACATCTTATCCTAATATTCTAAAAAAATATCTTGATAAACATAATATTATATTTAAACCTTGTATGTTAAATGGATCTGTTGAATTAGCACCAAGAGTAGGTTTATCGGATGCTATTTGTGATTTAGTATCTACTGGAGCTACTTTAGAAGCAAATGGTATAAAAGAAGTAAAAGTTATTTATAATTCTCAAGCATGCTTAATACAGCGTTGTGGTAAAATTAAAGAAATTAAACAAAAATTAATAAATAAATTATTAACTAGAATTAAAGGAGTTATAAAAGCTAGAGAATCAAAATATATAATGTTACATGTTCCTAATAAAAAATTAAAAGAGGTAATTTCATTATTACCAGGTGCTGAAAATCCTACTATTCTACCATTAATTGGTAATACTCAAAAAGTAGCAATGCATATGGTAAGTAGTGAAACACTATTTTGGGAAACAATGGAAAAATTAAAATTATTAGGAGTAAGTTCAATCTTAGTTTTACCTATTGAAAAAATTATGGAATGA